The DNA region GGATCGCTGTGCTTTTCTTTCATTGTATCTCCTTAAAATTTTATTATTTCGTCGATTTTTTCATCTTCTCTTTTCGTCAGGACGTGAATCTCATTTTTAAGAATGGCTATAGTATGTTCAAAATGAGCCGAAAGTTTTCCGTCTGCTGTAGTCACAGTCCAGTTGTCCCCAGAAACCTTTACATTGTGGGAGCCCTCGTTGACCATCGGTTCTATGGCGATGGTCATGCCGGGTAGAATTTTGATGTTTCTGAAACCTGAATTGTTTTCAGGTACGAAATTTGGAACACTCGGTTCTTCGTGCAGATTTCTGCCGACTCCGTGGCCCACGAATTCTCTGACGGAAGAAAAGCCGTTTTCTTTTATGATCTTAAATATCGCAGAGCTGATGTCAAAAAGCTTTGATCCGGGTTTAGCCGCTTTAATTCCGGCGTAGAGAGCTTTTTGAGTTGTGTCTCTCAACTTTTCCATTTTTTTTGAAAAGGGTGGAATTATCACTGTCAGGGCTGAATCAGCTATCCAACCTTCATAGGTGACGCCCATGTCCAAGCCTATTAAATCCCCCTCTTTGAGAACTCTTTTTCCTGGCAGTCCGTGAATTACCTCGTCGTTTACCGAAATGCATATCGCGCCGGGATAATCTCGGTAGCCGAAGAAAGTAGGCTTTGCGGAATACTTCTCACAGAGCTTGAAAGCTAATGCGTCTATGCTCGAAGTTGTCTTGCCTGGGACGCAGCTCTGGGAGAGTTCGGATAAAATTTTCGCTAAAATACTTCCGGCGATTTTCATTTTTTCAATTTCATGTCTGGTTTTCAATTCCATGGTTTTCCAATCATTGTCAGGCATTCTTTATCAGTTATCGCTTTGAGTGTCTTCAAATTTGATTTCTCTGATTCCTGTCCCGAAAGAACCGAAGATATCTTCGTTTTGGGATGAATCCTGAGAATCTATTCTTACTTCACCTCCGACCTTTTTTGCTATTTCATCTATGGGTGTTGTCATGAACTCCGAGTTCTGGGATTCTTTTTGAATGTCGGGAATCAACCCGTCTTGCTGGACATCCACTTTGTAGGCGAAAGCTGATTCGGTTTCCTCTTTGAAATACTTGTTGAACAATGTTTTTTTCTGCTTGTCTTTCAAAATAACGGATAGTCTTTGAAAAATATTACTCGGCAATGTCTTCACCTCTCAGCTGTTTTAATCCCCTTTTTGCCTCTTCGTCGAGGGGATTTACGTCTACTGCTCTCTGCCAAGCGTCTTCGGCCAGATCGTATTTTTTCATTTTAAAATAGATTTCACCGAGAGCTGACAAGGATCTTGAATAATTGGGTGAAAACTTCAAAGACTCTTTGATTAAGGTCTCTGCTTGATCGAGTTTTTCGTCATAGACATATAGAAGGCCGAGGTTTATATAAGCTTCAACGGTTTCAGGACTCATCTCTATGACTTTGGTGAAAAGGTTTTTCGCTTTTTCCATTTCTCCTATTTCGGCAAAAACAATTCCCAGGTTGAGATAAGGTTCGTGAAGTTCCGGAGCGAGGTCGGTAGCTTTTTGAAACTCCTTGATTGCTGTGTGGAACTGTTTTGTGTGATAAAAACCCACTCCTCTGTCATTGTGGGTCATGGCTTTGGATC from candidate division WOR-3 bacterium includes:
- the map gene encoding type I methionyl aminopeptidase → MELKTRHEIEKMKIAGSILAKILSELSQSCVPGKTTSSIDALAFKLCEKYSAKPTFFGYRDYPGAICISVNDEVIHGLPGKRVLKEGDLIGLDMGVTYEGWIADSALTVIIPPFSKKMEKLRDTTQKALYAGIKAAKPGSKLFDISSAIFKIIKENGFSSVREFVGHGVGRNLHEEPSVPNFVPENNSGFRNIKILPGMTIAIEPMVNEGSHNVKVSGDNWTVTTADGKLSAHFEHTIAILKNEIHVLTKREDEKIDEIIKF